One stretch of Schistocerca nitens isolate TAMUIC-IGC-003100 chromosome 11, iqSchNite1.1, whole genome shotgun sequence DNA includes these proteins:
- the LOC126213255 gene encoding sugar transporter SWEET1-like — MPLSDYKDLVGALASYAQIAQMLSGSLMCWEFHRNGTTRPTPATMFVMGGALGFVMLEFARIMDDPAMLRANWVGMVLSQAYLLCYWFYSDDRPGFYRSLAKGAALAGGLVAYARLEDPELVEHRFGIILTGLFFFMVSLPLFSVGEIIRTKSSASIPLPMLLTGTVVSSLWLLYGFIIDSGFMIFQNVVVLILSAIQFALILIYPRTLPPHETKKVD; from the coding sequence ATGCCGCTGTCGGACTACAAGGACCTGGTGGGCGCACTGGCCAGCTATGCACAAATCGCCCAGATGCTGTCCGGCTCACTCATGTGCTGGGAGTTTCACCGCAACGGCACCACTCGACCCACACCCGCGACAATGTTCGTCATGGGTGGGGCGCTCGGTTTCGTCATGCTCGAGTTCGCCCGCATCATGGACGACCCGGCTATGCTGCGTGCCAACTGGGTGGGTATGGTGCTCAGCCAGGCGTACCTGTTGTGCTACTGGTTCTACAGTGACGACCGGCCCGGCTTCTACCGGTCACTGGCGAAAGGCGCCGCGCTCGCCGGCGGCCTCGTGGCCTACGCGCGCCTCGAGGACCCCGAGCTGGTGGAGCACCGCTTCGGGATCATCCTGACCGGGCTCTTTTTCTTCATGGTCTCTCTGCCACTGTTCTCGGTGGGCGAGATAATCAGGACCAAGAGCAGTGCCAGCATCCCGCTGCCCATGCTGCTGACCGGGACCGTCGTCTCCTCTCTCTGGCTGCTCTACGGGTTCATCATCGACAGTGGCTTCATGATCTTCCAGAATGTGGTCGTCCTCATCCTGTCGGCAATCCAGTTCGCTCTGATCCTCATCTACCCGAGGACACTGCCACCTCACGAGACGAAGAAGGTGGACTGA